From Heliangelus exortis chromosome W unlocalized genomic scaffold, bHelExo1.hap1 SUPER_W_unloc_2, whole genome shotgun sequence, the proteins below share one genomic window:
- the LOC139790608 gene encoding olfactory receptor 14C36-like — MPNSSSIRQFLLLAFADRRELQLLHFWLFLGIYLAALLGNGLIITTIACDHHLHTPMYFFLLNLSLLDLGSISTTLPKAMANSLWDNTDISYKACAAQVFFFFFFITAEFYLLTIMSYDRSVAICKPLHYGTLLGSRACVHMAAAAWGTGFLTALLHTANTFSLPLCQGNALDQFFCEIPQILKLSCSHSYLREIWVVVVGCCFGFGCFVFIVVSYVEIFRAVLRIPSEQGRHKAFSTCLPHLAVVSLFISTGIFAYLKPPSISSPSLDLVVAVLYSVVPPAVNPLIYSMRNQELKGAVRKLTTGIFLK; from the coding sequence ATgcccaacagcagctccatcaggcagttcctcctcctggcatttgcagacaggcgggagctgcagctcttgcacttctggctcttcctgggcatctacctggctgccctcctgggcaacggcctcatcatcaccaccatcgcctgtgaccaccacctccacacccccatgtacttcttcctcctcaacctctccctcctcgacctgggatccatctccaccactctgcccaaagccatggccaatTCACTCTGGGACAACACGGACATCTCCTACAAGGCATGTGCTGCAcaggtctttttctttttcttcttcatcacaGCAGAGTTTTATCTCCTGACCATCATGTCCTACGACCGCTCCgtggccatctgcaaacccctgcactatgggaccctcctgggcagcagagcttgtgtccacatggcagcagctgcctggggcactgggtttctcactgctctgctgcacacagccaatacattttccctgcccctctgccagggcaatgccctggaccagttcttctgtgaaatcccccagatcctcaagctctcctgctcacactcctaCCTCAGGGAAATTTGGGTTGTGGTTGTAGGTTGCTGTTTTGgatttgggtgttttgttttcatcgtGGTGTCCTatgtggagatcttcagggctgtgctgaggatcccctctgagcagggaaggcacaaagccttttccacgtgcctccctcacctggccGTGGTCTCCCTGTTTATCAGCACTGGCATCTTTGCCTACCTGAAgcccccctccatctcctccccatccctggacctGGTGGTGGCAGTTCTGTACTCggtggttcctccagcagtgaaccccctcatctacagcatgaggaacCAAGAGCTCAAGGGTGCTGTTAGGAAACTCACAACAGGAATTTTTCTCAAGTAA